In Bacillaceae bacterium S4-13-56, the DNA window TAAAAAATGTCCGACTGGTTCAGCTAACAATCAGTGGGGACGGATACTGATTGAAGATTTACTTTATGTTGGAGGCAACTTCTTATGATGATTTTTTTTACTGTAGTATTACCTGTCCTTGTCGTATTTATGGTAGGGTATGTAGTTCAAAAATGGAGGAAAATAGATATTAAATCCGTTTCCACAGTATCCATTTACATCCTTATTCCATCTCTTATTTTTCGGACTTTTTATACAGCTGATTTAAATATGCAATATTTATATATGGTGGTTTTTGCTCTTATTCTATTATTCTTATTAATTTTGATTGGGAAAATATATGCAAGAATTAGAAAATATGATTCTAATACAGAAAGTGCTCTTATTTTGACGACTGCGTTTATGAATTCTGGGAATTATGGGACCCCTATTATTTTATTTGCTTTTGGAGAGATTGGATTTGCCTTTTCTGTTTCTTTTATGGTCCTGCAGTCCATTATTATGAATTTCTTTGGGGTCTATTATGCGGCAAGGGGAAAAGCAGGAATATCTGTAGCACTACGCTCTGTCATGGCTATGCCAGCTACCTATGCTGTGATACTAGCTCTACTTTTTCAAACTTTTAACGTCCACCTACCTGAGAATCTCTTCAATACTATTGACATGGTTGCCAATGCAGCCATTCCAACTGTTATGATTATTTTGGGTATGCAGCTAGCAATGATTGAGTGGGGCGATTTTGAATGGGGAAAAATAAGTTACGGGGTTATTGTCCGACTAATTGCTTCTCCACTTATCGCGTGGGGAGTGGTTTCCTTATTTCCTCTTGATCCTATTTTGGCAAAGGTACTGATTGTTTCTTACGCCATGCCGTCGGCAGCAACGATCGTAATGTATGCTGTTGAATTCGATGCTAAGCCTAGATTAGTATCTAGTACGACATTAATTTCGACCTTATTAAGTGTTGTGACGCTGACAATTTTGCTTCAGTGGATGTAATAACTTACGACATTCGTTTCCCTGAGTGGATAAGAAAGTCAGTGCTTCAAGGGACAAAAGTGCCTTTTGTGGTAGCGGAATGGCCTGCATCAAGATTAAATCACTGGAGGGTTCTTTTGCAAACAAGGGCCATAGAAAATCAATGTTTTGTCATCGAAGCGGCTCTGATCCCAACAATAAATTTTCTTGACATTCTATGATTATTAATTCTTGGGGAGAAATTCTCGCAGAAGGTTCTGAAAAAGAAGAAATGGTCCTGGGGAAATAGATGTTAATTTTGTCGACGAAATTAGACGTAGAATGCCAATCATTGAAGATCGTTTACCAGATTTTTATCGATAAATGTCACAAAACAGTAAAATTTATAACATATTGGCGAAAAGTTATCCCCCTTATTTTCCCATTTTTAATTGACAGCTAAAATAATCCCTTGTATCATAATGGAAAATACAGAACTTTTCCACGTAGATGCCACGCCTGCATACATATTTACTATTGCAGGCCTTTCACATCTATTAGACGGGGGTCACGGGAAAGTAAACGGACTAGTAAGGCTATCAATGCTCCTTTCATCGTTTGAAAGGGGTATTTTTTCTGCAGATAAAGTGAAACTTCAATCAGTGGGGTTTTCTTCATTCCCACGATTGTTAGTTAAACCAATCGGACATTTTCGGGCAGTTTATCTCCCAACTACTCTTCTCATTTTACTCAAGACTTGAGGTGGGAGAAAATAATAATATTCCGGTCTTTCGTGGATCATCTGCCAATACTATTCATAATGAACTTACTTTCTTTCAAGATACCAAAGTATTAAAATCTGGCTACACCAGCATCCTGGTTGAGTTATTAATAGAGGGAAAAGAAAGCGAAGTTGAGGAGCTCTTACCTTTAAATAGAAAGATACATCTACCGTATTCATTGCCTGATTTATATCTATCAAATATTAGTGAGCAGGAATTAGAAAATCTAGCAGAGCAGGCAGCAACCAAAAATGTGTTTCCTAAGGAGGTTACACCTGAAAAGATTATAGAAGCTATTTTGTTGTTGAAATCCAAGTCTCTTCATGTGGTGAAGGATTAGTCAGCGGACCACTCAAATAATATAGTTGGCACTTAAATCTTGTTGGTGTCACTATTCCTTATTATACCTTTAAAAATCGTCACTTAAACTTGTGAAACTGTCACTATAGTTTTGAGCATATGTCACGGAAACTAAGAGTCTAGCACACATCTTAATGTTGTAGCACGGAAGTGGGAGTAGTGTCACTATACCTTTAAAAATCATCACTTAAAACGACGGTCTTAGCACTCAAATTTTAATAACTATCACATAAATAATATAATTGTCTCTTAAAACTGCTTTATTTCACCAAAAGCAGTATTCCAGCACTATCACCATCAAAATCTTCAATATCAACTAGGATTTATCCATTTAATAAGAAAAGCGCAAGCGCCCTTGATCATCGACGTAAGGCGGTGAGGCCCACAGGATGTGGGTCACGTAGGCGTTGCCACACGATGTGGCGGTTTTAGCCTACGATCCTCCGAGATATAGGAAACACGGTTCACGAGGGCTCGCATCCTGCGAGTCAGTTCGGTGTTGCGACAAATGTTTTCGGTGGGCCGAGTAATCGGATGTCGCGTTTTTAACCGAACCTCCTTCATCGATGTTGACTTATCGATGG includes these proteins:
- a CDS encoding AEC family transporter, which gives rise to MMIFFTVVLPVLVVFMVGYVVQKWRKIDIKSVSTVSIYILIPSLIFRTFYTADLNMQYLYMVVFALILLFLLILIGKIYARIRKYDSNTESALILTTAFMNSGNYGTPIILFAFGEIGFAFSVSFMVLQSIIMNFFGVYYAARGKAGISVALRSVMAMPATYAVILALLFQTFNVHLPENLFNTIDMVANAAIPTVMIILGMQLAMIEWGDFEWGKISYGVIVRLIASPLIAWGVVSLFPLDPILAKVLIVSYAMPSAATIVMYAVEFDAKPRLVSSTTLISTLLSVVTLTILLQWM